The sequence CCGATGACCGGGAGCATCCCGATGTATACATTCATGCAAACGATATTAAAAGCGCCATGAACGGCGACATCGTGCTTGTCCGCGTAACCTCGCGAAGCCATGGCGGGGGCCGGATGGAAGGCGAAGTCGTGCGCATCGTCCGCAGGGGCGTGCTGCAGACTGTTGGCGTATTTCAAAATTTGGAGACTTACGGCTTTGTGCTGCCGGATGATAAGCGGATTAACCGCGATATTTTTATCCCGAAGGAATCATTTAACGGCGCGGTTGACGGGGAAAAAGTCGTTGTCCGCATCGTGAACTATCCAGAGGGACGCGCGGCGGCGGAAGGGGAGATTATCGAGATCCTGGGACATAAAGACGATCCCGGCGTTGATATTTTGTCCGTCATCCGCAAGCATCAGCTGCCGGAGATTTTTCCCGAAGAAGTCATGGCAGAGGCGAACGGAGCGCCGGACTCCATTACGGAAGAGGAAATTGTGAAGCAGGGCCGCCGCGACCTGCGGGACTTGAATATTGTAACCATTGACGGTGAAGACGCCAAAGACTTGGATGACGCGGTTAATGTCGCCCGTCTGGAGAACGGCCATTACAAGCTTGGCGTGCATATTGCCGATGTCAGCTATTATGTGCGCGAGAACTCGGCGCTGGATAAGGAAGCGTATGACCGGGGGTGCAGCGTCTATCTTGTAGACCGGGTGATTCCGATGCTGCCGCACCGTCTGTCGAACGGCATCTGCTCTTTGAATCCGCAGGTGGACAGGCTGACGATGTCCTGCGAGATGGAATTCGACGAGAATATGAAGGTCGTGAAGCATGATATTTTTACCAGCGTAATTCGCACCAAGGAGCGGATGACTTACACCAACGTCCGCAAAATTCTGTTATATGAAGAGCCCGAACTGCTGAAGCGCTACGCTCCGCTGATTGAGGATTTTCAGCTGATGCGCGAAATTGCGATGAAGCTTCGGGATGCGCGGATGAAGCGGGGAGCCGTTGACTTCGACTTCCAGGAAAGCAAAATCATTGTTGACGAGAACGGCAAAGCCGTTGATATCGTAAAAAGAGAGCGCTCGATCGCCGAGCAAATCATCGAGGAATTCATGCTGGCGGCGAACGAGACGGTGGCCGAGCATTTTCACTGGCTGAAGGTGCCGTTCCTATACCGGATTCATGAGGACCCCGATCCCGAGAAGCTGCAGAACTTCATGGCGTTCGCGGCCAACTTTGGCCATCACGTTAAGGGGCGCGGTAATTCCGTGCATCCCCGTGCGCTGCAAAAGCTGCTGGAGGACATTCAGGGAACGAAGGAGCAGACCGTTATTAGTACGATGATGCTCCGCTCCATGAAGCAGGCGAAGTATGACGCGGAGAGCACGGGCCACTTTGGACTGGCGGCAGAATATTACTCTCACTTTACGTCACCGATTCGGAGGTACCCCGATCTGGTTATTCACCGGGTCATTCGCGAGGTACTTGAGGGCGGCGGGGCGCTCAGCGAGAAGCGTCATGAGTATCTGGCGAGCCGGATGCCGGACATCGCTCAGCAGTCCTCCGAGCGCGAACGCGTAGCGGTGGAAGCGGAACGGGATACGGACCAGCTTAAAAAAGCGGAGTACATGCTGGACAAGGTCGGCGAGGAATTCGAGGCGATGGTCAGCAGCGTGACCAGCTTCGGTATGTTCGTCGAGCTGGAAAATACCGTCGAAGGGCTGATCCGGCTGAGCCATCTGACGGATGATTACTATCACTTCGACGAGGGTCATATGGCGCTCATCGGCGAGCGCACCTCGAAGGTGTTCCGCATTGGCGATGAGGTGAAGATCCGCGTCGCCAAGGTGAACATGGACGACCACACGATCGACTTCGAGCTGGTCGACATGAAGCCGCGCGCGGCAGGCGAGCGCCGCAGCGGGGGCTTTGGCGGTGGCGGCCGGAACGGCAAAGGCGGCCACGGCGGCAAAGGCAGCCGCGACCGCAGAGGCGGCCACGGCGCGACGGCCGGAGGCGGCAAGGGCCGCACCGGCGGTAAGGGCGGAGTCGCCGCCGGTCCGGGGGGCCGCGGCAAGCGCGGCCGCAGCGTACACGGCGCCGGTCAGGCCGGAGGCGGCGCGGCATCCGGCGGCGCCGAGCGTGGCGGCCGGGGGCGCAGCGACGACGCGAAGGCTGGCCGAGGCCGAGGCGACGGCGCTATCGCCGCCGGCGGCGAGCCGGGCGCTGGCGCGCGCAGCCGGAAGGGCGAAGCCGGAGATGCCGGCGGTTCACGCGGCATCAGCTTCGGCTTCGGCTCCGGCAAGGGCGGCTACGGCGCCCCGCCTAGCGGGCCGAATGGGCGCGGCGACGTGTACACCGGCATCGGCGGTGACACGAAGTTCCGCGCCCGCGAGGACCTTGGCGGCGATTTCGGCGGCGGTAAAGCGGCTGGTGGAAAAGGCCGCCGCAAGAAGAAGTCGAAGAGCGGCGTCTTCATCGGGGAATCCGTAACGCCGGGCAGCGTCGAGGCCGCCGCAGGTTCCGGCTCTAAACACGGTAACGGTGAAGGAAGGAAGCGAAAGAAGAAAAAGCAAAAGTAACCTGAACATAAAAGCGGAAGCGTCAAGCTCCGTATGGGATTCCGGAACGATTACACGCTTCTTGGATAATGACCGCCGCCGAGGAGTCGGGCGGGTTATCGGCTGCGAAAGACCCCATTGCCGTCGCTAGATGGACAATGGGGTCTTTGTTTTGTGCTGTCATCCGATGTGGGATGGCGGAGGACAGCCGTGTACATGATGTTTTTTAGAGTATGTACAACGTTTTATGGCGCTGCTCCGTCTTATCTGTAGAAAGGCTGGAGAGGAGAGGGGGAGGCCATGTTCAGTGCGGAGATGACAAAGGTCACTTTGGCCGGCGTGGGGACCGAGGCGCAGTTTAGCGATGCTGTCAGGCTGCACCGGGAGCTGCTGTATGGGATTGCCTGCAGCTACTTGCGCAACCGAAGCGACGCGCTGGAAGCGGTCCAGGAGGCGATCTGCCGGGCTTGGATTAAACGAACAACGCTGAAAGATCCCAATGCGTTCAAATCATGGATCATTCGGATTCTAATCTACGTCTGCATCGACGAGCAGCGGCGTAGAAAGCGCACGGTTCCGCTGGAGGACAAGGATCTGGCCGGACAGGTGACGGATATCGGACACGGGCGGCTGGAGATGCTGTTGGTGCTGGAGCGTATCAAGCCCAAGTACCGCCATGTGCTGCTGCTCAAATATTATAATGACCTGACGATCCCGGATATAGCGGCGATTCTGCAGAAACCGGAAGGAACGGTGAAGACCTGGCAGCATAAAGGACTGAAGCAGCTGCGTGCGATGATGGAAGAGGAGGAACGAGCATGACGATGAACCGGGAAGAGCGGGCGATGCTCGCGGAGGCGGCGGACCTGCATGGAAGCAGGCCGCATGGGGACGACGCGATTCAGATGCGGGACATCGAGGAAGCCATCCGGCGTGCCGGAGGAAGAGTAAGGAAACGGAGGCATGCCGGGGGTCTTGCAGCAGCGGTCGTCGCGGCAGCGGTGGCGGCTGGGTTGTTCGCAGGGCCCGGTAGCCCTTTGCCCGCAACGTTCCAGGCTACGGAGGCCGGTCCGGCCAGTGATGTGCCGAAGGGGCTGGCGCCATTTTTCTCGTGGAATCCGGATACCATTCCAAGTACGCTGAACTACGCCTGGAGGCATCGCTATGTTCAGCCGCTTGATGTAAAAGCCAGTCAGGACGGATACGGCATTGTCGTCCATGGCGTGATTGCCGACCGCAATCAGATCATGCTGCTGTATACAGCGACGTCCGCGCCCAATCGGGAGATCTACGGGATCTCTGATCTGAAACTGAGCAGCAGTTCCACCGGCGCGGCGATGGACAACGGAAACTATAGCTCATACATCAATCAGCGGGAGCGGAGCAATCTGCAGTCTTACCGGGGAATCAGCAAAATCAGCCTCGACCCCGCCGCCATCGCCGACCGGCCGAACCGGATCTGGGCCGATTTTCAGATCGGGGCGGTGCCGGCCGGCCGGACGAAGGGATGGAACCACTCGGACATGTCCATCGTCAAATTCTCACCAAGGCTGAAAGTGGCGATCGACCTCGATCCGAGGTTCTGGCAGGCCGAGCCGGTGACGGCGCTGTCGGAGCAAACCGTGACCACTCAGGGTCACGCCCTCCGGGTCAAACTGGAGGCCTATCCGATCAGCACCAGGGTGACCTTCCTGATGGATGACACGCTGCTTAAGGATGCCGATTTCAAACAGTCCTTCG is a genomic window of Paenibacillus durus ATCC 35681 containing:
- the rnr gene encoding ribonuclease R, with the translated sequence MITQENLLDFMRETAYKPMTYEELIDHFHFTGEEELKAFNDLLSTLEQDGRIVLTRTGRYGVPERMDLLRGRLQAHAKGFAFLIPDDREHPDVYIHANDIKSAMNGDIVLVRVTSRSHGGGRMEGEVVRIVRRGVLQTVGVFQNLETYGFVLPDDKRINRDIFIPKESFNGAVDGEKVVVRIVNYPEGRAAAEGEIIEILGHKDDPGVDILSVIRKHQLPEIFPEEVMAEANGAPDSITEEEIVKQGRRDLRDLNIVTIDGEDAKDLDDAVNVARLENGHYKLGVHIADVSYYVRENSALDKEAYDRGCSVYLVDRVIPMLPHRLSNGICSLNPQVDRLTMSCEMEFDENMKVVKHDIFTSVIRTKERMTYTNVRKILLYEEPELLKRYAPLIEDFQLMREIAMKLRDARMKRGAVDFDFQESKIIVDENGKAVDIVKRERSIAEQIIEEFMLAANETVAEHFHWLKVPFLYRIHEDPDPEKLQNFMAFAANFGHHVKGRGNSVHPRALQKLLEDIQGTKEQTVISTMMLRSMKQAKYDAESTGHFGLAAEYYSHFTSPIRRYPDLVIHRVIREVLEGGGALSEKRHEYLASRMPDIAQQSSERERVAVEAERDTDQLKKAEYMLDKVGEEFEAMVSSVTSFGMFVELENTVEGLIRLSHLTDDYYHFDEGHMALIGERTSKVFRIGDEVKIRVAKVNMDDHTIDFELVDMKPRAAGERRSGGFGGGGRNGKGGHGGKGSRDRRGGHGATAGGGKGRTGGKGGVAAGPGGRGKRGRSVHGAGQAGGGAASGGAERGGRGRSDDAKAGRGRGDGAIAAGGEPGAGARSRKGEAGDAGGSRGISFGFGSGKGGYGAPPSGPNGRGDVYTGIGGDTKFRAREDLGGDFGGGKAAGGKGRRKKKSKSGVFIGESVTPGSVEAAAGSGSKHGNGEGRKRKKKKQK
- a CDS encoding sigma-70 family RNA polymerase sigma factor, which codes for MFSAEMTKVTLAGVGTEAQFSDAVRLHRELLYGIACSYLRNRSDALEAVQEAICRAWIKRTTLKDPNAFKSWIIRILIYVCIDEQRRRKRTVPLEDKDLAGQVTDIGHGRLEMLLVLERIKPKYRHVLLLKYYNDLTIPDIAAILQKPEGTVKTWQHKGLKQLRAMMEEEERA
- a CDS encoding DUF4179 domain-containing protein; this translates as MTMNREERAMLAEAADLHGSRPHGDDAIQMRDIEEAIRRAGGRVRKRRHAGGLAAAVVAAAVAAGLFAGPGSPLPATFQATEAGPASDVPKGLAPFFSWNPDTIPSTLNYAWRHRYVQPLDVKASQDGYGIVVHGVIADRNQIMLLYTATSAPNREIYGISDLKLSSSSTGAAMDNGNYSSYINQRERSNLQSYRGISKISLDPAAIADRPNRIWADFQIGAVPAGRTKGWNHSDMSIVKFSPRLKVAIDLDPRFWQAEPVTALSEQTVTTQGHALRVKLEAYPISTRVTFLMDDTLLKDADFKQSFVLSNEYLFSMYTLDKWNREVQQIGSSVGDWMEEGFQIVIDSRFSMDKPKSVRLNFPKAPGTPDLIFNLSP